A single genomic interval of Flavihumibacter rivuli harbors:
- a CDS encoding RecQ family ATP-dependent DNA helicase, whose amino-acid sequence MSAIHSILKQYWGYEAFRPLQEEIITSAIDQKDTLALLPTGSGKSICYQVPALASEGLCLVISPLIALMKDQVQQLRKKGITAFAIHTGMSFKEVARTLELATDSNCKLLYVSPERLQTRLFKDYLPSLSISLIAVDEAHCVSQWGYDFRPSYLRIAETREDLPGVPVLALTASATPEVQQDIIQQLRLTNAVTIKGSFAREALSYSCFETGNKPGKMLEILQGVPGCSVVYCKSRKRTVEVARQLQSAGISATYYHAGLDQEDRNERQQLWMGNQVRVMVSTNAFGMGIDKPDVRTVIHYDAPDCLEHYYQEAGRAGRDRNKAYAILLYQKTELDQLEIQLEKKYPPLPLIQAVYQAIANYHQIPTGGGEGITYDFELETFCKNFQLDRTPTIAAIQLLQAEGYILMNEAMFHPPKAKFVCDRSWLEILEQQHPEWDELSKTLLRNYEGIFNVPVTISELHLAQQLRWDKEKVREGLLFLHHYGVIKYQPQKECPQLTLLTPRVKAEYVRIDQQKVQLRKKKESERISHFLKYINTNSCRSSYIGHYFGDNDMKACGICDNCIENKKRQHNTLDLQKEILAKVSQGAFHLPEMEKLFDNLVTKDQLWSVIEYLRAEQKISIDPNGLISKR is encoded by the coding sequence CTGTCGGCCATACATTCCATATTAAAGCAATACTGGGGCTATGAGGCTTTCCGTCCCTTGCAGGAAGAGATCATTACATCAGCAATTGACCAGAAAGATACCTTAGCACTGCTTCCTACCGGAAGTGGCAAATCCATTTGCTACCAGGTACCGGCTCTTGCTTCAGAAGGCCTGTGCCTGGTGATCAGCCCGCTTATAGCACTAATGAAGGACCAGGTCCAGCAGTTGCGGAAAAAAGGCATCACTGCTTTTGCCATTCATACAGGCATGAGCTTCAAGGAGGTGGCCAGGACCCTTGAACTTGCGACCGACAGCAACTGTAAGCTCTTGTACGTATCGCCGGAACGATTGCAAACAAGGCTTTTCAAGGACTACCTGCCGTCGCTATCCATTTCCCTGATAGCAGTAGATGAAGCCCATTGTGTGTCGCAATGGGGATATGACTTCCGTCCCAGCTACCTAAGGATAGCTGAAACGAGGGAAGACCTGCCCGGTGTTCCGGTATTAGCGCTCACTGCATCAGCCACACCGGAAGTGCAGCAGGATATCATCCAACAACTTCGTTTGACCAATGCAGTTACCATAAAAGGTTCCTTTGCAAGGGAAGCCCTCTCCTACAGCTGCTTTGAAACCGGTAACAAACCCGGCAAAATGCTGGAGATCCTGCAAGGCGTACCTGGTTGCAGTGTAGTGTATTGCAAGAGCAGGAAAAGAACCGTTGAAGTAGCCCGTCAATTACAATCAGCAGGCATATCAGCCACCTATTACCATGCTGGTCTTGACCAGGAAGACCGTAACGAACGCCAGCAACTTTGGATGGGCAACCAGGTCCGGGTAATGGTAAGTACGAACGCTTTCGGCATGGGCATTGACAAGCCTGATGTACGCACAGTCATCCACTATGATGCACCGGATTGCCTGGAACATTATTACCAGGAAGCGGGAAGGGCCGGCCGGGACAGGAACAAAGCCTATGCGATCCTCCTTTACCAAAAGACGGAATTGGACCAACTGGAAATCCAGCTTGAAAAAAAATACCCGCCTCTCCCGCTAATACAGGCAGTATACCAGGCGATCGCCAACTACCACCAAATACCAACAGGAGGCGGTGAAGGCATCACCTATGATTTTGAACTGGAGACTTTTTGCAAGAATTTCCAGCTGGACAGGACACCTACCATTGCGGCTATCCAATTGCTGCAGGCAGAAGGGTATATCCTGATGAACGAAGCCATGTTTCACCCGCCCAAGGCCAAATTCGTTTGCGACCGTTCATGGCTGGAGATACTGGAACAGCAGCACCCGGAATGGGATGAACTCAGCAAGACCTTGCTCAGGAACTATGAAGGCATCTTCAACGTACCGGTAACCATTTCAGAACTGCATCTTGCCCAACAGCTGCGTTGGGACAAGGAAAAAGTAAGGGAAGGACTCCTTTTCCTTCACCATTATGGGGTGATCAAGTACCAGCCTCAAAAAGAGTGCCCTCAACTTACCTTGCTCACCCCAAGGGTAAAAGCGGAATATGTAAGGATCGACCAGCAGAAAGTACAGCTAAGGAAGAAAAAAGAATCAGAACGAATCAGTCATTTCCTGAAGTATATCAACACCAACAGTTGCCGAAGCAGTTATATTGGACATTACTTCGGGGACAACGATATGAAAGCCTGCGGCATCTGCGACAACTGCATTGAAAATAAAAAACGACAGCATAATACACTTGACCTACAAAAAGAAATCCTTGCTAAAGTAAGCCAGGGAGCTTTTCACCTTCCGGAAATGGAAAAACTTTTCGATAACCTGGTGACCAAAGACCAATTATGGTCCGTGATCGAATACCTAAGGGCAGAGCAAAAGATCTCCATTGACCCAAATGGACTTATTTCGAAGCGATAG
- the tsaE gene encoding tRNA (adenosine(37)-N6)-threonylcarbamoyltransferase complex ATPase subunit type 1 TsaE — protein MEWTYTLKELPDVARSFLSALGDARLVAMHGQMGAGKTTFVHALCDVLKVTSPVGSPTFSIINEYSSPGGPVYHIDLYRIRDEEEAIQAGVEDCMYSGRLCLVEWPEKAPGLFPSSYPEVFIDVLDPVTRRLKLNLP, from the coding sequence ATGGAATGGACCTACACCCTCAAAGAGTTACCTGATGTAGCCCGGTCATTTTTGTCGGCCTTGGGTGATGCCAGACTGGTTGCCATGCATGGCCAGATGGGCGCCGGGAAAACAACCTTTGTCCATGCATTGTGTGATGTGCTGAAAGTGACAAGTCCCGTTGGAAGCCCGACCTTTTCCATCATCAACGAGTATTCCTCTCCCGGTGGACCAGTTTACCATATCGACCTCTATCGAATAAGGGATGAGGAGGAGGCCATACAGGCAGGCGTGGAAGACTGTATGTATAGTGGCCGTCTTTGCCTGGTGGAATGGCCGGAAAAGGCTCCCGGCCTCTTTCCTTCCAGCTACCCTGAAGTATTCATTGATGTATTGGATCCTGTAACCAGGAGGCTGAAACTAAATCTTCCCTGA
- a CDS encoding alanine dehydrogenase, which translates to MAQQKPFISTAFSYETLEETLDIKPKGAQLHIGIPKETAYQENRVALIPDAVGVLVSNGHQVVIEHNAGDASHYRDKDYSEAGARIVYDKAEVYKAPILVKSAPITDDDIPYLQPNQVIISPMHISLLKADLLEKMMEKRITAISFEQLKDESGTFPIVRSMSEIAGSAVMLIAGQYLGSANHGKGVLLGGISGIPPTKVVILGAGIVGEYAARAALALGASVKVFDNSVFKLKQLQNNIGQRLWTSVIEPKILAKQLKTCEVAVGQCH; encoded by the coding sequence ATGGCGCAGCAGAAACCTTTTATCAGTACGGCTTTCAGTTATGAAACCCTTGAGGAAACCCTCGATATCAAACCCAAGGGTGCCCAATTGCATATAGGTATTCCCAAAGAAACGGCTTACCAGGAGAACAGGGTAGCGCTGATCCCGGATGCTGTTGGGGTGCTGGTAAGCAATGGCCACCAGGTGGTGATCGAACACAATGCGGGCGATGCCTCCCATTACCGCGACAAGGATTACAGTGAGGCCGGTGCCAGGATCGTGTATGATAAGGCCGAGGTGTACAAGGCGCCGATCCTGGTGAAAAGTGCGCCGATCACAGATGATGATATTCCCTACCTCCAACCCAACCAGGTGATCATTTCACCGATGCATATTTCCCTCCTGAAGGCTGACCTGCTGGAGAAGATGATGGAGAAAAGGATCACGGCCATTTCCTTCGAGCAGCTCAAGGATGAGAGTGGCACTTTCCCGATCGTACGCAGCATGAGTGAGATCGCCGGCAGTGCTGTGATGTTGATCGCAGGACAATACCTGGGATCGGCCAATCATGGTAAAGGAGTATTGCTGGGAGGAATTTCTGGCATCCCTCCCACCAAAGTGGTGATCCTGGGTGCAGGGATAGTGGGCGAATATGCAGCCCGTGCCGCCCTTGCACTGGGTGCATCGGTAAAGGTGTTCGACAACAGCGTTTTCAAACTGAAGCAGCTCCAGAATAATATTGGCCAGCGGCTATGGACTTCGGTAATTGAGCCCAAGATCCTGGCCAAGCAATTGAAGACCTGCGAAGTGGCTGTGGGGCAATGTCATTAA
- a CDS encoding IS4 family transposase, translating into MLEANLRIIQELKLFLQLIVSDSDLLSFFGNTPTAFTRRRKLTFDRMVLLIARLCKKTLSVELASFFNEIGTSLDCSTSAFCQQRMKLNPLFFKIWNKLLCDAFYAYNAANVKKWRTYRVVAIDGSNMSLVNTPSLSSHFGGQHNQHGSFVQAKAVYLHDVLNCLTISTSLVPFRTGEQIVAYSMIEQLEEDMLAIYDRNFCNYKMFALHLWQETERKFIIRAKESYEPFKGFIASGKKSDIVQLLPSFSAIKGLRQHGYIITRQTALKVRLVRVDLPDTVEVLVTNLWEEEDNPSHIFKELYFLRWKLETNISHQKNILQLESFSGLSPLSVAQDFYATVFTSNLHAILVAPAQKEVDEKPYRGKYPRKVNGNKSYGGLKTKMVKLFIVQNPESILLELQRYFVRNTLPIRSGRSSPRQIKNRNSKSKHKTYMNYKPAF; encoded by the coding sequence ATGCTTGAGGCAAATTTACGTATCATCCAAGAACTAAAGCTATTCTTACAGTTAATTGTTAGCGATTCTGATCTGCTGTCGTTCTTTGGCAACACCCCTACTGCCTTTACCCGGAGGAGAAAACTTACGTTTGATCGGATGGTTTTGCTAATTGCCCGGTTATGTAAGAAGACACTGAGTGTGGAGCTGGCGTCATTCTTTAACGAGATAGGCACCTCCCTGGACTGCTCCACCAGCGCCTTCTGCCAGCAGCGAATGAAGCTTAACCCATTGTTCTTCAAAATATGGAACAAGCTACTATGTGACGCATTCTATGCTTATAATGCTGCAAATGTGAAAAAATGGAGAACTTATCGGGTCGTTGCCATTGACGGCTCCAATATGAGCCTTGTGAATACCCCATCACTATCCAGCCATTTTGGTGGTCAGCATAATCAGCATGGCTCTTTTGTCCAGGCAAAGGCAGTTTATCTGCACGATGTACTCAACTGCTTGACAATCAGCACCTCTTTAGTTCCTTTCAGAACCGGAGAGCAAATTGTTGCCTATTCTATGATAGAACAACTTGAAGAGGACATGCTGGCCATTTATGACCGAAATTTCTGCAATTACAAGATGTTCGCATTGCATTTATGGCAAGAGACGGAGCGGAAGTTCATCATTAGGGCTAAGGAAAGTTATGAACCCTTTAAGGGATTTATTGCCAGTGGCAAGAAGAGTGATATAGTCCAGTTGCTACCTTCATTTTCAGCAATAAAGGGATTACGTCAACATGGTTACATTATCACCCGTCAAACAGCATTGAAGGTCCGACTGGTGCGCGTAGACCTTCCCGATACTGTTGAAGTTCTAGTGACCAACCTTTGGGAAGAGGAAGATAATCCCAGCCATATTTTTAAGGAACTATACTTCCTGAGATGGAAGCTTGAAACGAACATCTCACACCAGAAAAACATCTTACAATTGGAGTCCTTTAGTGGCCTTTCACCCCTTTCGGTTGCCCAGGACTTCTATGCTACAGTATTTACTTCGAACCTACATGCCATTTTAGTAGCCCCGGCACAGAAAGAAGTTGACGAAAAACCATACAGGGGTAAATATCCCAGAAAGGTTAATGGAAACAAATCATATGGAGGCTTGAAGACCAAAATGGTAAAACTCTTCATTGTCCAAAACCCGGAATCCATATTATTAGAGCTACAGCGATATTTTGTAAGAAATACATTGCCAATCCGATCGGGGAGATCCTCGCCAAGACAGATTAAAAATAGAAATAGCAAAAGCAAGCATAAAACCTATATGAATTACAAACCCGCCTTCTAA
- a CDS encoding heavy metal translocating P-type ATPase produces the protein METVNWKVEGMTCSNCALSISKYLEKEGMQNVKVNPIDGDVQFEIIEAAESNKEKLAKGIASLGYKVQSPENTAHTQGAGSQPMNKYLRYLLLCLPFTLVLMLHMIPGLHIHWLMNPWVQLALCIPVFLIGMSFFGRSAWKSLQSGVPNMNVLIALGGSAAFLYSLIGTLMGQGEQYLFYETSATIFTLVFLGYYLEDVSVGSTQSALNKLAKSQKVMANMIAFDDQHHEVIFPIENIHLKHGDLILIKTGEQVPADCKILWGEASVSEAIVTGESLPLEKKPKDIIIGGSLVVEGTVKALVVAEANQSVLANIINLVKKAQGDKPPVQLMADKISAVFVPAVLVIALATFAINYFILGEFTPSLMRSIAVLVIACPCAMGLATPAAIAVGLGRAARNGVLFRNAKSLEAFKTIQQVVFDKTGTLTTGNFVVDGYHFEKVDEAEFKQLVFSMEKFSNHPIAKCIANEWKTNQPIRWAKIEEVKGRGMRALTREGDEYWAGSYEIASRLTTDSSHNVYITRNGQLIGWINVVDEVRPEAGEVIDYLRKKKVKTILLSGDRKDKCLQLGNTLGMDEIMYEKSPEQKLGILEQLNQTAPTAMVGDGINDAPALAKASIGISISEASQVALQTADVVLMNHGLKNLPLALGLGRHTLLTIKQNLFWAFAYNIVAIPVAAVGLLTPAFGALVMGLSDVVLAINSVRLFVKKVI, from the coding sequence ATGGAAACGGTAAACTGGAAAGTAGAAGGGATGACCTGTTCAAACTGTGCGTTGAGCATTTCAAAATACCTGGAAAAGGAGGGCATGCAGAACGTGAAGGTGAACCCGATTGATGGCGACGTACAATTCGAAATCATTGAAGCAGCCGAATCCAATAAAGAGAAGTTAGCCAAAGGGATCGCCTCATTGGGTTACAAGGTGCAGTCACCTGAAAACACAGCCCATACGCAGGGAGCAGGATCCCAACCCATGAACAAATACCTGCGCTACCTCCTGCTCTGTCTCCCCTTCACCCTGGTGCTGATGCTGCACATGATCCCGGGCCTGCATATCCACTGGCTGATGAACCCCTGGGTGCAGCTGGCCCTTTGTATTCCTGTATTCCTGATCGGCATGTCCTTCTTTGGGAGAAGCGCATGGAAAAGCCTTCAATCAGGCGTTCCCAACATGAATGTATTGATCGCCCTTGGCGGGTCAGCAGCTTTCCTATACAGCCTTATCGGCACCCTGATGGGACAGGGTGAACAATACCTGTTCTATGAGACCAGCGCTACTATTTTCACCCTTGTATTCCTCGGCTACTACCTGGAAGATGTATCAGTAGGATCCACCCAGTCGGCCCTGAACAAATTGGCCAAAAGCCAAAAAGTGATGGCCAATATGATCGCATTTGACGACCAGCACCATGAAGTAATTTTTCCCATTGAGAACATTCACCTGAAACATGGCGATCTTATCCTGATCAAAACAGGGGAGCAGGTGCCTGCCGATTGCAAGATCCTATGGGGTGAGGCCAGTGTAAGTGAAGCCATTGTTACGGGAGAAAGCTTGCCCCTGGAGAAGAAACCTAAGGATATCATTATCGGAGGCAGCCTGGTGGTTGAAGGAACGGTTAAAGCATTGGTGGTTGCGGAAGCCAATCAATCAGTCCTGGCCAATATTATCAACCTGGTCAAAAAAGCACAGGGCGACAAACCTCCCGTGCAACTCATGGCCGATAAGATCAGTGCGGTCTTTGTGCCAGCAGTATTGGTGATTGCACTGGCAACCTTCGCCATCAACTATTTTATCCTGGGCGAGTTCACCCCTTCACTCATGAGGAGTATTGCCGTATTGGTGATCGCCTGTCCTTGTGCCATGGGATTGGCCACACCCGCCGCGATCGCAGTGGGTCTTGGGCGTGCAGCAAGAAATGGCGTATTGTTTCGCAATGCCAAATCACTGGAAGCCTTCAAGACCATCCAACAGGTGGTGTTCGATAAGACCGGCACGCTTACAACAGGTAATTTCGTGGTAGATGGATACCATTTTGAAAAGGTTGATGAAGCTGAATTCAAACAACTGGTATTCTCAATGGAGAAGTTCTCCAACCACCCTATCGCAAAGTGCATTGCCAATGAATGGAAGACCAACCAACCCATCCGCTGGGCAAAAATAGAAGAGGTGAAAGGAAGGGGGATGCGCGCCCTCACCAGGGAAGGGGATGAATACTGGGCAGGCTCTTATGAAATCGCCAGCAGGTTGACAACAGACTCCAGTCACAATGTTTATATTACCCGCAATGGCCAGTTGATCGGCTGGATCAATGTAGTTGATGAGGTCAGGCCAGAAGCTGGCGAAGTGATCGACTACCTCAGGAAAAAGAAAGTGAAAACCATCCTCCTGAGTGGTGACCGCAAGGACAAATGCCTGCAATTGGGCAATACCCTTGGAATGGATGAGATCATGTACGAGAAGAGCCCAGAACAAAAGCTTGGCATCCTGGAACAGCTCAACCAGACAGCCCCTACCGCAATGGTTGGCGATGGCATCAATGATGCGCCTGCATTGGCAAAAGCATCCATTGGCATTTCGATCAGTGAGGCGTCACAGGTAGCCCTCCAGACTGCAGACGTAGTGCTGATGAACCATGGCCTGAAAAACCTGCCCCTGGCACTAGGCCTTGGTAGGCATACCCTCCTCACCATTAAACAAAACCTGTTCTGGGCATTCGCCTACAACATAGTTGCCATACCAGTAGCGGCTGTTGGCCTGCTCACACCGGCCTTCGGTGCCCTGGTAATGGGACTTAGTGATGTGGTACTGGCCATTAACTCAGTCAGGCTTTTTGTAAAAAAAGTTATTTGA